In Acidobacteriota bacterium, one genomic interval encodes:
- the folP gene encoding dihydropteroate synthase codes for MGDHLLTFGDRPLVMGVLNVTPDSFSDGGLYDTPDRALDHARRMAAEGADLIDVGAESTRPGAAPVGLENELARLLPVVEGIASLDLGVALSVDTAKPEAADRALAAGASMINDVSGAGEAMLEVAARHGAPVIAMHMRGEPRTMQHAPRYDDVVIEIRDYLSARVTAGRRLGVHVLVDPGIGFGKTLEHNLELLANLRALRDLAVPVVLGVSRKSFLDRLLGGLPVEERLTGTLTVNAWAAALDAADVLRVHDVREHRQLAEGIAALRRHRRAAAPRRRVLARGIPCRCRVGVTAKERADPQDLLVDVEVSLTPAGLGARDDLDATVDYAELAAHAQAVAARDEYRLVETLAERIGVAIAADAGSNAGGTAAPGRIESLRVRVSKPGAARELGVAEVGAEIDWRP; via the coding sequence ATGGGCGATCACCTCCTGACGTTCGGTGATCGCCCCCTGGTCATGGGCGTCCTGAACGTGACGCCGGACAGCTTCTCGGACGGTGGCCTGTACGACACGCCGGACCGTGCCCTCGATCACGCGCGGCGGATGGCGGCGGAGGGCGCCGACCTGATCGACGTCGGCGCGGAGAGCACCCGCCCGGGCGCGGCGCCCGTCGGTCTCGAGAATGAGCTCGCACGCCTGCTGCCAGTGGTCGAAGGGATCGCCTCACTCGACCTCGGCGTGGCCCTGAGCGTCGACACGGCGAAGCCGGAAGCGGCGGACCGTGCGCTCGCCGCCGGCGCCTCGATGATCAACGATGTCTCCGGCGCCGGCGAGGCGATGCTGGAAGTGGCGGCCCGCCACGGCGCGCCGGTCATCGCGATGCACATGCGGGGCGAGCCCCGGACGATGCAGCACGCGCCGCGGTACGACGACGTGGTAATCGAGATCCGCGACTACCTCTCTGCCCGCGTGACCGCCGGCCGCAGGCTCGGCGTCCACGTGCTCGTGGACCCCGGGATCGGCTTCGGCAAGACACTGGAGCACAATCTCGAGCTGCTGGCAAACCTCCGCGCGCTGCGGGATCTCGCCGTGCCGGTGGTGCTGGGCGTATCTCGCAAGTCCTTCCTCGACCGGCTGCTCGGCGGCCTTCCGGTCGAGGAGCGGCTGACCGGGACTCTTACGGTCAACGCCTGGGCCGCCGCCCTCGACGCCGCCGACGTGCTGCGTGTCCACGACGTGCGGGAGCACCGGCAACTGGCCGAGGGCATCGCCGCCCTGCGCCGGCATCGCCGTGCGGCGGCGCCGCGGCGGCGGGTTCTCGCCCGCGGCATCCCCTGCCGCTGCCGCGTCGGCGTGACGGCGAAGGAGCGCGCCGATCCGCAGGACCTGCTGGTGGACGTCGAGGTGTCCCTGACGCCGGCCGGCCTGGGCGCACGCGACGACCTGGACGCGACGGTGGACTACGCGGAACTCGCCGCACACGCCCAGGCGGTCGCGGCGAGGGACGAGTACCGTCTCGTGGAGACGCTGGCCGAACGCATCGGGGTCGCGATCGCCGCCGATGCCGGATCGAACGCCGGCGGCACGGCGGCTCCGGGACGGATCGAGTCGCTCCGCGTGCGCGTCTCGAAGCCTGGCGCGGCCCGCGAACTCGGCGTCGCCGAAGTCGGCGCGGAGATCGACTGGCGGCCGTGA
- the folK gene encoding 2-amino-4-hydroxy-6-hydroxymethyldihydropteridine diphosphokinase, with product MTRTRAFIALGSNLRPRSANLRAALDRLRDVGDVTAVSRFLRTEAVAERGVATTDPEFRNAAATLETGLDADGLLAALLEIEAALGRDRTAGAAGPRTIDLDLLLFGAAVIEEPGLAVPHPRMHRRRFVLEPLVEIAPNAWHPGLRKTATELLAELPG from the coding sequence GTGACGCGTACGCGAGCCTTCATCGCCCTGGGATCCAACCTGCGACCCCGGAGCGCGAACCTGCGCGCGGCCCTCGATCGCCTGCGCGACGTCGGGGACGTGACCGCGGTGTCGCGCTTCCTTCGCACCGAAGCCGTAGCCGAGCGCGGCGTCGCGACCACCGACCCGGAGTTTCGCAACGCCGCCGCCACGCTCGAGACCGGGCTCGACGCCGACGGGTTGCTCGCAGCCCTGCTGGAGATCGAGGCCGCGCTGGGTCGCGACCGGACCGCCGGCGCGGCCGGCCCACGAACGATCGATCTCGACCTGCTGCTGTTCGGCGCCGCCGTCATCGAGGAGCCGGGCCTGGCCGTGCCGCATCCCCGGATGCACCGGCGACGCTTCGTGCTGGAACCCCTGGTCGAGATCGCTCCAAACGCCTGGCATCCGGGCCTGCGGAAGACGGCGACCGAACTGCTGGCGGAGCTGCCCGGCTAG
- a CDS encoding acyl-CoA/acyl-ACP dehydrogenase: protein MDFTLTGQQRALCEGIARTCAGFDDEYWLEVDNDVRFPNEFHSAMAECGALGIAMPEAYGGSGLGVTEAALVMHEVARAGGGMSAASAIHINIFGPHPIVVFGTEEQRRRFLPELIEGRAKTCFAVTEPDAGLETTAITTRAERQPDGGYVVHGRKIWTTTAQEADRIMLLARTTPRAETGKATKGLSLFYTTLDRSKVEVRRIPKMGRAAVDSNELFIDGLEVPAEDRIGEEGRGFEYILHSLNPERILIGIEAVGVGRNALERAADYARERRVFGRPIGQNQSIQHPLAECWMELEAAFLMAMQAASLYDRDEPCGHYANAAKYLGAEAGFKACTQAVMTHGGMGYAKEFHVERLMREVMIPRLAPVSPQLILCHIAEKVLGLPKSY from the coding sequence ATGGACTTCACGCTCACCGGACAGCAGCGGGCGCTGTGCGAGGGAATCGCGCGCACCTGCGCCGGCTTCGACGACGAGTACTGGCTCGAGGTCGACAACGATGTGCGGTTCCCGAACGAATTCCACTCCGCCATGGCGGAGTGCGGCGCACTCGGTATCGCCATGCCGGAGGCGTACGGCGGTTCCGGCCTGGGCGTCACGGAAGCGGCTCTCGTGATGCACGAAGTAGCCCGTGCCGGCGGCGGCATGAGCGCGGCGTCGGCGATCCACATCAACATCTTCGGTCCGCATCCGATCGTCGTCTTCGGAACGGAGGAGCAGCGGCGGCGGTTCCTGCCGGAACTGATCGAGGGCCGGGCGAAGACCTGCTTCGCGGTCACCGAGCCCGACGCGGGTCTGGAAACCACGGCGATCACGACCCGCGCCGAACGGCAGCCGGACGGCGGCTACGTCGTCCATGGCCGCAAGATCTGGACCACGACCGCCCAGGAGGCCGACCGGATCATGCTCCTGGCGCGCACGACGCCCAGGGCCGAGACCGGGAAGGCGACCAAGGGACTGTCGCTGTTCTACACGACCCTCGACCGGTCGAAGGTCGAGGTTCGGCGGATCCCGAAGATGGGTCGGGCCGCCGTGGACTCGAACGAACTGTTCATCGACGGTCTCGAGGTGCCGGCCGAAGATCGGATCGGCGAAGAGGGGCGGGGCTTCGAGTACATCCTGCACAGCCTGAACCCGGAGCGGATCCTGATCGGCATCGAGGCGGTCGGTGTGGGCCGCAACGCGCTGGAGCGGGCGGCGGACTACGCCCGCGAGCGCAGGGTCTTCGGTCGGCCGATCGGCCAGAACCAGTCGATCCAGCATCCGCTGGCGGAGTGCTGGATGGAGCTGGAGGCCGCGTTTCTCATGGCGATGCAGGCCGCGTCGCTCTATGACCGCGACGAACCCTGCGGCCACTACGCGAATGCCGCGAAGTACCTCGGCGCGGAGGCCGGCTTCAAGGCCTGCACGCAGGCCGTCATGACGCACGGTGGCATGGGCTACGCGAAGGAGTTTCACGTCGAGCGGCTGATGCGGGAAGTGATGATCCCGCGACTCGCGCCGGTGAGTCCGCAACTCATCCTCTGCCACATCGCGGAGAAGGTACTCGGCCTGCCGAAGAGCTACTAG
- a CDS encoding S9 family peptidase yields the protein MPKVPAALLVAALAVTSCNAPAAGPGDPPLAEARPHELETHGDVRIDEYYWLRERENPEVISHLEAENAYVDAALGHTEALQERVFSEIRSRVVEDDSSVPYRDGDYWYYTRYEQGKQYPIHCRRPADGDTFGGDQDPEAEEVLVDVNEVAEGKEYTAVRPAVSPDHRILAYGVDDVGRRFYTVRFRNLETGETLPDEIPDVTANLVWAADSATLFYVRQDPDTLRAYQVYRHRLGSDAADELVYEEPDETFSVFLGRSQSREYLMATSSHTLRTEVRVLRADDPGGDFAVFEPRGERHEYSVDHLGDRFWVRTNDRAPNFRLMSTAENDTGRAAWKEELPNRDDVLFEGFELFDRFLVLAERRDGLEQLRIEPMGGDGPDGHDLDFGEPTYSSGLGVNPDPSSGTLRYVYQSLTTPRSVFDYDPATREKTLRKQDQVLGGFDSANYRSERLWATAGDGTRVPVSLVYRPDLRPEEGGSPLLLYGYGSYGASMDASFSSPLLSLIDRGFVYAIAHIRGGEEMGRSWYENGKLLHKKNTFTDFIAAAEHLAAEGYADPDRIYAMGGSAGGLLVGAVFTMRPDLWDGVVARVPFVDVVTTMLDASIPLTTFEWDEWGDPRVREYYDYMLSYSPYDNVEARDYPHLLVTTGLHDSQVQYWEPAKWVARLRASKTDDNLLLLETNMGAGHGGASGRYDRYRETALVYAFLLDLAGLGDS from the coding sequence ATGCCAAAGGTACCTGCCGCCCTTCTCGTGGCCGCTCTCGCGGTGACCTCCTGCAACGCCCCCGCGGCCGGTCCCGGCGATCCGCCGCTGGCCGAGGCTCGTCCCCACGAACTCGAGACCCACGGTGACGTGCGGATCGACGAGTACTACTGGTTGCGTGAGCGCGAGAACCCGGAGGTGATCTCCCATCTCGAGGCCGAGAACGCCTACGTCGACGCCGCACTGGGGCACACCGAGGCGCTCCAGGAGCGCGTGTTCTCGGAGATTCGGAGCCGGGTCGTCGAGGACGATTCGTCGGTTCCCTACCGCGACGGCGACTACTGGTACTACACCCGCTACGAGCAGGGGAAGCAGTACCCGATCCACTGCCGCCGGCCCGCGGACGGCGACACGTTCGGCGGCGACCAGGATCCCGAGGCGGAGGAGGTGCTGGTCGACGTCAACGAGGTCGCCGAGGGCAAGGAGTACACCGCGGTCCGGCCCGCGGTCAGTCCGGACCACCGGATCCTCGCCTACGGCGTCGACGACGTGGGGCGCCGCTTCTACACTGTTCGCTTCAGGAACCTGGAAACCGGCGAGACTCTCCCGGACGAGATCCCCGACGTGACCGCGAATCTGGTCTGGGCCGCCGACAGCGCGACCCTGTTCTACGTCCGGCAGGATCCCGACACGCTCCGCGCCTACCAGGTCTACCGGCACCGGCTCGGGTCCGACGCGGCCGACGAACTGGTCTACGAGGAGCCGGACGAGACCTTCAGCGTCTTCCTCGGGCGGAGCCAGTCGCGCGAGTACCTGATGGCGACGTCGAGCCATACGTTGCGCACCGAGGTGCGTGTCCTGCGGGCGGACGATCCAGGCGGCGACTTCGCCGTCTTCGAGCCGCGTGGCGAACGCCACGAGTACAGCGTCGATCACCTGGGGGACCGGTTCTGGGTGCGCACGAACGATCGCGCGCCGAACTTCCGGCTCATGTCGACCGCCGAGAACGACACCGGCCGCGCCGCCTGGAAGGAGGAGTTGCCGAACCGCGACGACGTGCTCTTCGAGGGCTTCGAGCTGTTCGACCGCTTCCTCGTGCTGGCCGAGCGGCGCGACGGCCTGGAGCAGCTCCGGATCGAGCCGATGGGGGGCGACGGACCGGACGGGCACGACCTGGACTTCGGCGAGCCGACCTATTCGTCCGGCCTCGGCGTCAACCCGGATCCGTCCTCCGGTACGCTTCGCTACGTCTACCAGTCGCTGACCACGCCGCGGTCCGTGTTCGATTACGACCCGGCGACGCGTGAGAAGACCCTGCGCAAGCAGGACCAGGTGCTCGGCGGCTTCGATTCCGCCAACTACCGGAGCGAACGGCTGTGGGCGACCGCCGGGGACGGCACCCGGGTGCCGGTGTCCCTCGTCTACCGGCCCGACCTGCGTCCCGAGGAGGGCGGCAGTCCGCTGTTGCTCTACGGCTACGGTTCCTACGGCGCCAGCATGGACGCGTCGTTCAGTTCGCCGCTCCTGAGCCTGATCGACCGCGGCTTCGTCTACGCGATCGCCCACATCCGCGGCGGCGAGGAGATGGGCCGCTCCTGGTACGAGAACGGCAAGCTCCTCCACAAGAAGAACACGTTCACCGACTTCATCGCCGCCGCCGAGCACCTCGCGGCCGAGGGATATGCCGACCCGGACCGGATCTACGCGATGGGCGGCAGCGCCGGCGGTCTGCTCGTGGGTGCGGTGTTCACGATGCGGCCCGACCTCTGGGACGGCGTCGTGGCCCGCGTGCCCTTCGTCGACGTCGTGACCACGATGCTCGACGCGAGCATCCCGCTCACGACCTTCGAGTGGGACGAGTGGGGCGATCCCAGGGTTCGCGAGTACTACGACTACATGCTCTCCTACTCGCCCTACGACAACGTGGAGGCGCGCGACTATCCCCACCTGCTCGTGACCACCGGCCTGCACGACTCGCAGGTCCAGTACTGGGAGCCGGCGAAGTGGGTGGCGCGGCTGCGCGCCAGCAAGACGGACGACAACCTCCTGCTGCTCGAGACGAACATGGGCGCCGGCCACGGCGGCGCGTCCGGCCGCTATGACCGCTACCGCGAGACGGCCCTGGTCTACGCGTTTCTGCTCGACCTGGCCGGTCTCGGCGATTCCTGA
- a CDS encoding ornithine cyclodeaminase family protein, with protein sequence MKIFDAAWTAELLPWGAVVDALQAGFRDGCEMPVRHHHGVAAPAGDPEATLLLMPAWTVGGYLGVKVASVFPGNSSRGLGAVQASYILASGETGEPLALIDGLELTLRRTAAASALAARFLARPDSHRLLVVGTGNLAPHLAGAHAAVNPDLEIEFWGRRPERALAASRSPLLEGLVTGTATDLEAAVRGADIVSTATLATEPLLFGDWLRPGVHVDLVGGFTPGMRESDDEAVRRSTVFVDTRDGALVEAGDLTQPIESGALRAEDIVADFYDLCRGGHGGRRGASEITLFKSVGAALEDLFAAILLWERSGG encoded by the coding sequence ATGAAGATCTTTGACGCTGCCTGGACGGCCGAACTGCTGCCCTGGGGCGCGGTGGTGGATGCACTCCAGGCGGGCTTCCGTGACGGCTGCGAGATGCCGGTACGCCATCACCACGGCGTCGCGGCGCCGGCAGGCGATCCCGAGGCGACGCTGCTCCTGATGCCCGCATGGACCGTCGGCGGCTACCTCGGAGTCAAGGTGGCGTCCGTGTTCCCCGGCAATTCTTCCCGCGGGCTGGGCGCCGTGCAGGCCAGCTACATCCTGGCCTCCGGAGAGACCGGCGAGCCGCTGGCCCTGATTGACGGCCTGGAACTGACGCTGCGGCGCACCGCGGCGGCGTCGGCTCTGGCTGCGCGATTCCTGGCGCGGCCGGATTCCCACCGGCTGCTCGTCGTCGGCACGGGCAACCTGGCGCCCCACCTGGCCGGGGCTCACGCGGCCGTGAACCCGGACCTCGAGATCGAGTTCTGGGGGCGGCGGCCTGAGCGGGCTCTCGCGGCGTCCCGTTCGCCATTGCTCGAGGGGCTCGTGACGGGGACGGCGACCGACCTGGAGGCGGCGGTCCGCGGCGCCGACATCGTGAGCACCGCGACACTCGCCACGGAACCCCTGCTCTTCGGCGACTGGCTCCGGCCGGGCGTGCATGTCGACCTGGTCGGCGGCTTCACGCCGGGGATGCGTGAGTCGGACGACGAGGCGGTGCGCCGCTCCACCGTGTTCGTCGACACCCGGGACGGCGCTCTGGTCGAGGCCGGTGATCTCACGCAGCCGATCGAGTCCGGCGCACTGAGGGCCGAAGACATCGTGGCCGACTTCTACGACCTTTGCCGCGGCGGGCACGGGGGCCGCCGGGGCGCTTCCGAGATCACGCTGTTCAAGTCGGTCGGCGCCGCGCTGGAGGACCTGTTCGCGGCCATCCTGTTGTGGGAGCGGAGTGGTGGCTGA
- a CDS encoding phytanoyl-CoA dioxygenase family protein, which produces MDHLKHLEENGYVILEGVLDREQQTALRGVLQPHFERHLFGRNPFEGHNTQRVYGLLAKSRLFDALVAQPAVMAACEATLGPGFLLSVAHAILIHPGEVAQSLHHDDSFYPLPRPRKALGVSTIWALDDFTEDNGATRVVPGSHRWNGDRPDDAEARPVIMPAGSLLIFLGTLYHGGGENCSAGSRLGLTIQYCPAWARQQENFILGVPADEVPRLSETIQELIGYGIHPPFMGHVDGRHPLKALQT; this is translated from the coding sequence GTGGACCACCTCAAGCACCTCGAAGAGAACGGCTACGTCATCCTGGAAGGGGTGCTCGACCGCGAGCAGCAGACGGCGCTGCGTGGCGTGCTCCAACCCCACTTCGAGCGCCACCTGTTCGGCCGCAACCCCTTCGAAGGCCACAACACGCAACGGGTCTACGGCCTGCTTGCGAAGTCGCGGCTGTTCGATGCCCTGGTCGCGCAGCCCGCCGTCATGGCGGCCTGCGAGGCGACGCTCGGACCCGGCTTCCTGCTTTCGGTGGCTCACGCGATCCTGATCCACCCGGGCGAAGTGGCGCAGAGCCTCCACCACGACGACTCGTTCTATCCGCTGCCGAGGCCCAGAAAGGCGCTCGGCGTGAGCACGATCTGGGCGCTCGACGACTTCACCGAGGACAACGGCGCCACCCGCGTCGTGCCCGGAAGCCACCGCTGGAACGGCGACCGGCCCGACGACGCGGAAGCCCGGCCCGTCATCATGCCCGCCGGCTCCCTGCTCATCTTCCTCGGCACGCTCTACCACGGCGGCGGCGAGAACTGCTCCGCGGGGTCCCGGCTCGGCCTGACCATCCAGTACTGCCCGGCCTGGGCCCGCCAGCAGGAGAACTTCATTCTCGGCGTGCCGGCCGACGAAGTGCCGCGCCTGTCCGAGACCATCCAGGAACTCATCGGCTACGGCATTCATCCCCCGTTCATGGGACACGTCGACGGCCGCCACCCATTGAAGGCACTCCAGACATGA
- a CDS encoding alkaline phosphatase family protein — protein sequence MKKLALLLALVAVPLALACGTPADAPEAEASGGETTGTAVPEGTPRLVLVIVVDQMRGDYLERFAPLLNHGLAQLLREGIVFTDTHHFHSNTETAPGHATLATGVFPKRHGVISNGWFDRERGQDVYCCGDPDHGVSPRNMLAPALGDLLKAAYPQAKVYAASAKDRAAILMGGHDADGAWWYGRSTGSFVTSTYYGDEESQPAWVDAFNDEDRLAVHFANAWKPLLHLDHTSAYDIEPLDRGPFIDTFPHAVGGFTVERESFYRDVYTSPFVDGYLKDFAEVLIEAENLGADEIPDLLAVSFSALDTVGHGYGPDAPETLDTILRLDRTIGELLDFVDQRIGLENMVVAFSSDHGVGEVPELVVRDGGDGGRFDTDQTLCLQRLQSRLKGRFGGGEFLLDTFYLDSETITAEKANRAAIEDEIIEAMSDCPLIAEVVRPAELDPANPIHELYLNNYYPGRSGDLVLVPEPNVLPVPASVIVASHGSPYAYDTHVPMIIRRQDGAGQVVEARANTIDLAPSLAPLLGVDVTSIAGFEGFDGTDRLTDL from the coding sequence ATGAAGAAGCTCGCACTGTTGCTGGCGCTGGTCGCAGTACCGCTCGCCCTGGCCTGCGGAACCCCGGCCGACGCTCCGGAAGCCGAAGCAAGCGGCGGAGAAACCACGGGCACCGCCGTCCCCGAAGGCACGCCCCGGCTCGTTCTCGTCATCGTGGTCGACCAGATGCGCGGCGACTACCTGGAGCGCTTCGCCCCCCTTCTGAACCACGGCTTGGCGCAGCTCCTCCGCGAGGGCATCGTCTTCACCGACACCCACCACTTCCACTCGAACACCGAGACCGCCCCCGGCCACGCCACGCTCGCCACGGGCGTGTTCCCGAAGCGCCACGGAGTCATCAGCAACGGCTGGTTCGACCGTGAGCGCGGCCAGGACGTCTACTGCTGCGGCGATCCGGACCACGGCGTCTCACCACGCAACATGCTGGCGCCGGCTCTGGGCGATCTACTGAAAGCCGCGTATCCCCAAGCCAAGGTGTACGCCGCCAGCGCCAAGGACCGTGCGGCGATCCTCATGGGCGGACACGACGCGGACGGCGCCTGGTGGTACGGCCGCTCCACCGGCAGCTTCGTCACCTCGACCTACTACGGCGACGAGGAGTCCCAACCCGCCTGGGTCGACGCCTTCAACGACGAGGACCGGCTGGCCGTCCACTTCGCCAACGCCTGGAAGCCGCTCCTCCACCTCGACCACACGTCGGCCTACGACATCGAACCGCTCGACCGCGGCCCCTTCATCGACACCTTCCCCCACGCGGTGGGCGGCTTCACCGTCGAGCGCGAATCGTTCTACCGCGACGTTTACACGTCGCCCTTCGTCGACGGTTACCTGAAGGACTTCGCCGAGGTCCTGATCGAGGCGGAGAACCTGGGCGCCGACGAGATCCCCGATCTCCTGGCGGTCAGCTTCTCCGCCCTCGACACGGTGGGTCACGGTTACGGCCCGGACGCCCCCGAAACGCTGGACACCATCCTCCGGCTAGACCGCACGATCGGCGAGCTGCTCGACTTCGTCGACCAGCGCATCGGGCTGGAGAACATGGTCGTCGCGTTTTCCTCCGACCACGGCGTCGGCGAGGTCCCCGAACTCGTGGTGCGCGACGGCGGCGACGGCGGCCGCTTCGACACCGACCAGACCCTTTGCCTGCAGCGCCTCCAGTCGCGTCTGAAGGGCCGCTTCGGCGGCGGGGAGTTCCTGCTCGACACCTTCTATCTCGACAGCGAGACGATCACGGCCGAAAAGGCCAACCGGGCCGCGATCGAGGACGAGATCATCGAGGCGATGAGCGACTGCCCGCTGATCGCCGAGGTCGTCCGGCCGGCGGAACTCGACCCGGCGAATCCGATCCACGAGCTGTACCTCAATAACTACTACCCCGGGCGCAGCGGAGACCTGGTCCTGGTGCCGGAGCCGAACGTCCTGCCCGTGCCGGCGTCCGTCATCGTGGCCAGCCACGGCTCGCCGTACGCCTACGACACTCACGTGCCGATGATCATCCGTCGCCAGGACGGCGCGGGCCAGGTGGTCGAAGCGAGAGCGAACACGATCGACCTGGCGCCCAGCCTGGCCCCGCTCCTCGGTGTCGACGTCACGAGCATCGCCGGCTTCGAGGGCTTCGACGGCACGGACCGGCTGACCGATCTCTAA
- a CDS encoding polysaccharide deacetylase family protein, which yields MRNAFRNAAAVVVTLCLASVLVAGRQAEAQTYAEKLGFPAGTRAVILHVDDAGMSHDSNVGALRSILEGVANSMSVMMPCPWVPQLVRSLEENPGIDAGLHLTLTAEWDDYRWGPLVGREAAPGLVDPEGALWSSVADVVAHASPDEVEAEIREQIRRARTMGFEPTHLDSHMGTLFATMDFLERYIEVGIEEGIPLMFPGGHNEILEAEYQAEGRDTPPGLGRATELGERIWDAGLPVLDDLHTDSYGWVPESGADATDEELTDYKVERYVQTLRDLRPGVTMVILHSTDPSENFKYISTSGPTRKGDMLAMLDPRVQQAIEDEGLVLTTFRELKERRDRIARELAP from the coding sequence ATGCGCAACGCATTCCGAAACGCCGCCGCCGTCGTCGTCACGCTCTGCCTGGCCTCGGTCCTCGTCGCGGGCCGCCAGGCCGAAGCGCAGACCTATGCTGAGAAGCTCGGCTTCCCCGCCGGTACCCGCGCCGTCATCCTGCACGTCGACGACGCCGGCATGTCGCACGACTCGAACGTCGGCGCCCTTCGCTCGATCCTGGAGGGCGTTGCGAACTCGATGAGCGTGATGATGCCCTGCCCCTGGGTGCCGCAACTCGTGCGAAGCCTGGAGGAGAACCCGGGCATCGACGCCGGCCTCCACCTGACCCTGACCGCCGAGTGGGACGACTACCGCTGGGGACCGCTGGTGGGCCGCGAAGCGGCGCCGGGCCTGGTCGACCCGGAGGGCGCGCTCTGGTCGAGCGTCGCCGACGTCGTCGCCCACGCCTCCCCCGACGAGGTGGAAGCGGAGATCCGCGAGCAGATCCGCCGCGCCCGGACGATGGGCTTCGAGCCGACCCACCTCGACTCGCACATGGGCACCCTGTTCGCCACGATGGACTTCCTCGAGCGCTACATCGAGGTCGGCATCGAGGAAGGCATCCCGCTCATGTTCCCCGGCGGCCACAACGAGATCCTCGAGGCCGAGTACCAGGCCGAGGGACGCGACACGCCGCCGGGACTCGGCCGCGCGACCGAACTCGGCGAGCGAATCTGGGACGCCGGCCTGCCCGTCCTCGACGACCTCCACACCGATAGCTACGGATGGGTCCCGGAGAGCGGCGCCGACGCCACCGACGAGGAGTTGACGGACTACAAGGTCGAGCGCTACGTCCAGACCCTGCGCGACCTGCGCCCCGGCGTCACGATGGTCATCCTGCACTCGACCGACCCGAGCGAGAACTTCAAGTACATCTCGACTTCCGGCCCCACTCGCAAAGGCGACATGCTGGCGATGCTCGACCCACGCGTGCAGCAGGCGATCGAGGACGAGGGTCTGGTGCTGACGACCTTCCGTGAGCTCAAGGAAAGGCGGGATCGCATTGCCCGGGAGCTTGCGCCGTAG
- a CDS encoding enoyl-CoA hydratase-related protein has protein sequence MTEYELIKYDVDDPIATITLNRPEQLNAITGSMMAEMKHAMAAAETDERVVGIVLTGAGRGFCAGADMQGLQATSRGERGSGGGNDFEDAQAGAIEEMGEDNFGVTFNYLMAVRKPIVAAINGPCAGLGFAIAMLCDIRLASDRAVFTSAFVNRGLIAEHGLSWILPRVAGPANALDILWTGRKFYGPEAAQMGVVNRSVPHDRVVPEAENYVRALAERSAPMSLKVIKQQVYRHLMMDTGDALRESNELMAESLQRGDFKEGVASFVERRPPKFQRITS, from the coding sequence ATGACCGAGTACGAACTCATCAAGTACGACGTGGACGATCCGATCGCCACGATCACCCTGAACCGCCCGGAGCAGTTGAACGCGATCACCGGCAGCATGATGGCCGAGATGAAGCACGCGATGGCAGCCGCGGAGACCGACGAGCGCGTCGTCGGCATCGTTCTGACCGGCGCCGGCCGCGGGTTCTGCGCCGGCGCGGACATGCAGGGCCTCCAGGCCACCAGTCGCGGCGAGCGCGGCAGCGGCGGCGGAAACGACTTCGAGGACGCGCAGGCCGGTGCGATCGAGGAGATGGGCGAAGACAACTTCGGCGTCACCTTCAACTACCTGATGGCGGTGCGCAAGCCGATCGTCGCCGCGATCAACGGCCCCTGCGCGGGTCTCGGCTTCGCCATCGCGATGCTCTGCGACATCCGTCTCGCATCGGACCGGGCGGTCTTCACGTCCGCGTTCGTGAACCGCGGCCTGATCGCCGAGCACGGCCTGAGCTGGATCCTGCCCCGCGTGGCGGGCCCGGCCAACGCGCTCGACATTCTCTGGACGGGCCGCAAGTTCTACGGTCCGGAGGCGGCCCAGATGGGCGTCGTCAACCGCTCCGTGCCGCACGACCGGGTCGTGCCCGAGGCCGAGAACTACGTCCGGGCGCTCGCCGAGCGCTCCGCGCCGATGTCGCTCAAGGTGATCAAGCAGCAGGTCTACCGTCACCTGATGATGGACACCGGCGACGCGCTCCGCGAATCGAACGAGTTGATGGCCGAGAGCCTGCAGCGGGGTGACTTCAAGGAAGGCGTCGCCTCCTTCGTCGAACGCCGCCCGCCGAAGTTCCAGCGCATCACGAGCTAG
- a CDS encoding nuclear transport factor 2 family protein: MKVGLVRSGVAASPLAGLAAGVFLVSCEPPQLEEPPPVFDPQTVAAAVLDVLDAQVEAWNEGDIEGFMAGYLRSEELRFTSGNEVRRGWQRTLERYRQTYPDRSAMGTLAFEELEVRVLSEHVAEVFGRFRLTRESDDPTGLFTLRVERHGERWLIVADHTSS; the protein is encoded by the coding sequence ATGAAGGTCGGACTCGTGAGGAGCGGAGTCGCAGCCTCACCTCTCGCCGGGCTCGCGGCCGGCGTGTTTCTGGTTTCCTGCGAACCGCCCCAACTCGAAGAACCACCACCCGTGTTCGACCCGCAGACGGTCGCAGCGGCGGTCCTCGATGTGCTCGACGCGCAGGTGGAGGCCTGGAACGAGGGCGACATCGAGGGCTTCATGGCGGGCTACCTCCGAAGCGAGGAGCTGCGTTTCACCTCGGGCAACGAGGTTCGCCGGGGCTGGCAGCGCACCCTGGAGCGCTACCGCCAGACCTACCCCGACCGCTCCGCGATGGGTACGCTGGCGTTCGAGGAACTGGAAGTCCGGGTGCTCTCCGAGCACGTCGCGGAGGTCTTCGGCCGATTTCGGCTGACGCGGGAATCCGACGATCCGACCGGTCTGTTCACGTTGCGCGTGGAGCGGCACGGTGAACGGTGGCTGATCGTCGCCGATCACACTTCCAGTTAG